One Vespula pensylvanica isolate Volc-1 chromosome 1, ASM1446617v1, whole genome shotgun sequence genomic region harbors:
- the LOC122631595 gene encoding hsp70-Hsp90 organizing protein 3-like: protein MSNSREAEVQNLKELGNACVKEQKYEEAMFHYTHAITLDPRNYSLYSNRSFVFLKMQQYHFAMEDALMTIQLKPDWTKGYFRKAEVESRTFRFSEALQSYNKALSLQPNEPGILKAINRASGMLMKDRRADQQIPWLGAGVGIILGVIVVIADYVFTNKPTLTHPLLMALLTISIAMLGFCIAKGFRYFVKCQRKSLLEPPIDLYPESNKDEFENVEADKESEKERHPKYSKALARQRFKKGKS, encoded by the exons ATGTCAAATTCTCGAGAGGCCGAG GTACAAAACTTGAAGGAACTAGGAAATGCCTGCGTTAAGGAACAGAAATACGAAGAGGCTATGTTTCATTATACTCATGCTATCACGTTAGATCCACGAAATTATTCTCTCTACAGCAATCGctcctttgtttttttgaaGATGCAGCAATATCACTTTGCGATGGAAGACGCTTTGATGACTATACAATTGAAGCCAGATTGGacgaaa GGTTATTTTAGGAAAGCCGAAGTGGAATCGCGAACTTTCCGTTTTAGCGAAGCTTTGCAATCTTATAACAAAGCATTGTCGTTGCAACCGAACGAACCTGGAATTTTGAAAGCAATTAATAGAGCGTCTGGAATGCTGATGAAGGATAGAAGAG CCGATCAGCAAATCCCATGGCTCGGCGCAGGAGTCGGTATCATTCTTGGTGTAATAGTCGTTATAGCAGATTATGTATTTACAAACAAGCCCACGTTGACG CACCCATTATTAATGGCCTTACTGACGATTTCGATCGCAATGCTAGGATTTTGTATTGCAAAAGGATTTCGTTATTTCGTAAAATGTCAAAGGAAATCACTGCTAGAACCACCGATAGATCTTTATCCTGAAAGCAACAAGGACGAGTTTGAGAATGTCGAAGCTGACaaggaaagtgaaaaagaaagacatcCAAAATATAGTAAAGCTTTAGCTAGACAAAGgttcaaaaaaggaaaatcgtaa